A genomic region of Gemmata massiliana contains the following coding sequences:
- a CDS encoding patatin-like phospholipase family protein codes for MLDEHAPAAKNFELYPAYTDSVATVLWYELLRVYERRAAVLGGKYQRESDALPENLGAVRTEAHQMDLFGVAFSGGGIRSATFNLGILQALGSLELLERIDYLSTVSGGGYVGGWLAAWIRREIEAVPEKDENREVPEQEAGKRGVQNVQYQLDPSRQTEAQARRQFTESNPRRPNEPRNQDRSVRKVVDEEPEPVRHLRSYSRFLTPRAGLFSLDSWALGAVYVRNSVMNLLTILPMVLAAILLLRLFVEPFHFNPTPSSPVAEAARTVIGYSIGVLILITTLHYWLAARGVFLRLVCYTAGLALVGGVYIAFAARQQWSWMLVVLAPLIIAYCLVGAYLRGVRVEGGPREGESVSDPLPPGSGHGWRLLFVGLLLLSAGVALHVFGRDPARPGSSRIMGLPANGGQKGGPARFFWIAVPLLAGAAAAVALSFRAVDVHRRQLGAWLLKKWQLIRPLVIFRKRETKGVHQQRHDQIPDANGATAVVSPRITWAIENNFWEMWLALVYAPMCGLAVAALILPFLYHSYGFGELGPWGRAAALYAIVALIGAAVNHLIEAGRGTFWFVRAVWQTLAAGVYGVALGAMVWTLIAVLNFGDKLAYDPIAVVVCGPPLYLLAIVFAGYTEVALNGTYMREPEREWRSRLGGYLMIWAAVWFGGTATVFYLPDVLLSIPWAATGTWIAGAAASYFTRRAPAEKSPGAGGKALQLLALVAPAIVLIGLIGALSLGVGQGWRTMNP; via the coding sequence GTGCTCGATGAGCACGCGCCCGCAGCGAAAAATTTTGAGCTGTATCCGGCCTACACCGACTCGGTCGCGACGGTGCTCTGGTACGAACTTCTCCGCGTGTACGAGCGGCGGGCGGCCGTCCTTGGTGGCAAGTACCAGCGCGAAAGCGACGCCCTGCCGGAGAATCTCGGTGCCGTTCGGACGGAAGCTCACCAGATGGATCTGTTCGGTGTGGCCTTCTCGGGCGGCGGCATCCGCAGTGCCACGTTCAACCTCGGCATCCTCCAGGCACTGGGAAGTTTGGAGTTGCTGGAGCGGATCGACTACCTCTCGACCGTCTCCGGCGGCGGGTACGTCGGCGGGTGGCTGGCGGCGTGGATCCGGCGGGAGATCGAAGCGGTACCTGAGAAAGACGAGAATAGAGAGGTTCCGGAACAGGAGGCCGGCAAGCGGGGCGTCCAGAATGTTCAGTATCAACTCGACCCGAGCCGACAGACCGAGGCTCAGGCCCGTCGGCAGTTCACCGAGAGTAACCCGCGCCGTCCCAACGAGCCACGTAACCAGGATCGATCGGTTCGCAAGGTGGTGGACGAAGAGCCTGAACCGGTCCGCCATTTGCGGAGCTACAGTCGCTTCCTTACCCCGCGGGCCGGGCTGTTCTCTCTCGACAGCTGGGCGCTGGGCGCAGTTTACGTCCGCAACTCGGTGATGAACCTGCTCACGATCCTGCCGATGGTGCTCGCGGCCATCCTGCTACTGCGCCTGTTCGTCGAACCATTCCACTTCAATCCGACGCCGAGCTCGCCGGTCGCGGAGGCGGCCAGGACGGTCATTGGGTACAGTATTGGCGTACTCATCCTCATCACCACTCTGCACTACTGGCTAGCCGCTCGGGGGGTGTTTCTCCGTCTTGTGTGCTACACCGCCGGACTCGCCCTCGTCGGCGGCGTGTATATTGCGTTCGCTGCGCGGCAGCAATGGTCCTGGATGCTCGTCGTACTCGCCCCACTGATCATCGCGTACTGCCTGGTCGGGGCGTACCTGCGGGGTGTGCGAGTGGAGGGGGGGCCACGTGAGGGGGAAAGTGTATCCGACCCGCTGCCCCCGGGATCGGGGCACGGGTGGCGGCTACTGTTCGTCGGCCTGTTGCTCTTGTCCGCTGGAGTCGCGCTCCACGTGTTCGGCCGCGATCCCGCCCGCCCCGGTTCCAGCCGAATCATGGGTCTACCGGCCAACGGCGGCCAGAAGGGGGGCCCCGCTAGGTTTTTCTGGATCGCCGTTCCGCTGCTAGCGGGGGCCGCGGCCGCTGTGGCGCTTTCGTTCCGAGCCGTCGACGTACATCGGCGACAACTCGGAGCCTGGCTACTGAAGAAATGGCAGTTGATTCGGCCCCTCGTGATTTTCAGGAAACGCGAGACAAAAGGTGTCCACCAGCAACGGCATGACCAGATTCCCGATGCGAATGGCGCCACCGCAGTCGTATCTCCCCGGATAACGTGGGCGATCGAGAACAACTTCTGGGAGATGTGGCTCGCCCTCGTGTACGCCCCGATGTGCGGGCTCGCGGTCGCGGCCCTCATACTGCCCTTCCTGTACCACAGCTACGGGTTCGGCGAGCTCGGCCCCTGGGGCCGGGCGGCGGCGCTGTACGCGATCGTGGCACTGATCGGCGCGGCGGTCAATCACCTGATCGAGGCCGGCCGCGGCACGTTCTGGTTCGTCAGGGCCGTCTGGCAGACGCTGGCCGCCGGCGTGTACGGGGTTGCTCTCGGCGCGATGGTCTGGACACTGATCGCCGTTCTGAACTTCGGGGACAAACTCGCCTACGACCCGATCGCAGTCGTCGTGTGCGGCCCTCCGTTGTACCTCCTGGCTATCGTCTTCGCCGGTTACACGGAGGTAGCCCTGAACGGGACATACATGCGGGAACCGGAAAGAGAATGGCGGTCGCGGCTCGGTGGCTACCTGATGATCTGGGCGGCCGTGTGGTTCGGGGGCACCGCCACTGTGTTCTACCTGCCGGACGTGCTGCTGAGCATCCCCTGGGCGGCAACTGGGACGTGGATCGCCGGCGCAGCCGCCAGTTATTTTACTCGGCGGGCGCCGGCCGAGAAGTCGCCCGGGGCAGGCGGGAAGGCGCTGCAGCTGCTCGCCCTAGTCGCCCCGGCCATCGTCCTCATCGGGTTGATTGGTGCCCTGTCGCTGGGGGTGGGGCAGGGTTGGCGCACTATGAACCCGTGA
- a CDS encoding c-type cytochrome — protein sequence MPLSSTRLRRLIRLGAWASVTASGLLLAAALALTRAEQSWAELQFRSPPAAFTHGTIGTELMPLVVAESLPEMFPHHFTPPDETGNLVPGDWVERYGFLPSDDPENRGLPVGFAISRYRPQSASPSPVEFVGFSCALCHTTRLELDAGPARTVTGPGSVSLNLFAWLDAFQSALLEQENAAGFGDFDAGGPYRLTVARLDAFYREKKGRVLTLGERTMTRLWLQQMRRRLLGGLPRFDDPAGWGHSLRPRDVPTGPSRTQPFRTIIRQVLNRPGNDMAVYTKIATVFSEDLRTWAQFDGTIADLNARSSLAAFAAGATVENMRHPEIAHNIRSASDFTRTLRPPAMATVFPDRPAPPAGQLESGRALYRMACFRCHGDRPKPEEVAGLSDAERAGDWRHGSEHGRVVPLGEVGTDPERVTFRHYGEVPDALFEKFPADHPFHFARELIRPDRGKGDDSAVRGYVNAPLDGMALRAPYLHNASVLTLAELIHLKPRRAVFYRGRNFYDPVDAGFASPDRPDRRHYFEFDTRQRGNSNRGHDYPWPAEDARNHKPELEALLAYLKTL from the coding sequence ATGCCCCTTTCGAGCACCCGCTTGCGCCGCCTCATTCGCCTCGGGGCGTGGGCCTCCGTAACCGCTTCCGGGCTGCTTTTGGCGGCCGCGCTCGCCCTGACCCGGGCCGAGCAGTCGTGGGCGGAGCTACAGTTCCGGTCGCCGCCGGCCGCATTTACGCACGGCACCATCGGCACCGAACTCATGCCGTTGGTCGTCGCCGAATCGCTGCCAGAGATGTTCCCGCACCACTTCACCCCGCCGGACGAGACCGGGAACCTGGTCCCGGGCGACTGGGTCGAGCGGTACGGATTTCTCCCGTCCGACGACCCGGAGAACCGCGGATTACCGGTCGGGTTTGCGATCAGCCGCTACCGGCCGCAGTCCGCGTCCCCGTCGCCCGTCGAGTTCGTTGGGTTCAGTTGCGCCTTGTGCCACACCACGCGGCTCGAACTGGACGCGGGGCCGGCCCGAACCGTCACTGGACCGGGCAGCGTGTCGCTCAACCTGTTCGCCTGGCTGGACGCTTTTCAGTCCGCCCTGCTGGAGCAGGAGAACGCGGCTGGGTTTGGTGACTTCGACGCCGGCGGGCCGTACCGGCTGACCGTGGCCCGCCTCGATGCGTTCTACCGGGAGAAGAAGGGACGAGTACTCACCCTCGGCGAGCGGACGATGACCCGGCTGTGGCTGCAGCAGATGCGCCGCCGGCTCTTGGGCGGCCTGCCGCGGTTCGACGATCCGGCGGGGTGGGGGCACTCACTGCGCCCGCGCGACGTTCCGACCGGCCCGAGCCGGACCCAGCCGTTCCGGACGATCATCCGCCAGGTATTGAACCGACCGGGCAACGACATGGCGGTCTACACCAAGATCGCGACCGTGTTCTCGGAGGATCTGCGGACGTGGGCGCAGTTCGACGGCACGATCGCCGACCTGAACGCGCGAAGTTCGCTCGCCGCGTTTGCCGCCGGGGCCACCGTCGAGAACATGCGCCACCCGGAGATCGCCCACAACATCCGCTCGGCCAGCGATTTCACCCGCACGCTGCGCCCGCCGGCAATGGCCACCGTGTTCCCCGATCGGCCGGCCCCGCCCGCCGGGCAACTCGAGAGCGGCCGCGCACTTTACCGGATGGCATGCTTCCGCTGCCATGGCGACCGGCCGAAGCCGGAAGAGGTCGCGGGTCTGTCCGACGCCGAGCGGGCGGGCGACTGGAGGCACGGCTCCGAGCACGGACGGGTCGTGCCGCTCGGGGAGGTAGGAACCGATCCTGAGCGGGTAACATTCCGCCACTATGGAGAGGTGCCGGACGCGCTGTTCGAGAAATTCCCGGCCGACCACCCGTTCCACTTCGCCCGCGAGTTGATCCGCCCGGACCGCGGGAAAGGGGACGACAGTGCTGTCCGCGGGTACGTCAACGCCCCGCTCGACGGCATGGCGCTGCGAGCCCCGTACCTCCACAACGCCAGCGTGCTCACCCTCGCCGAGTTGATTCACCTCAAGCCGCGGCGGGCTGTGTTCTACCGCGGCCGGAACTTCTACGACCCGGTCGATGCGGGATTCGCTTCCCCGGACCGGCCCGACCGCCGCCACTACTTCGAGTTCGACACTCGCCAACGGGGGAACTCGAACCGCGGGCACGACTACCCTTGGCCGGCCGAGGACGCCAGGAACCATAAACCCGAACTGGAAGCCCTGCTCGCGTACCTCAAGACACTCTGA
- a CDS encoding peroxidase family protein: MCTERYDGENPYSEADHLRQLAERILRVQKWLQERNRLGHPLRAFHAKIRLGVENAVLRFNGDLPANLTVGFARPGAEYRGVIVRLSNASGSIQPDAKRDMRGIAIRVKVSSGEFHDFLMTNGPVSHAKNGTEFIAFAEALAGSRLKLPFRLLFNLGPYTAIRMFRNVLRYACARIESLAEETYWSRGPLKWGPDRCGRVRFVPATSTKPNQPPSKDHIDYLRLDIADRLRGGPVEFDLLFQPFFDKEKTPIEDASKLWRDDVSAPIKIGRLIIPQQDLDVAEARAVEERVDRMVFNPWHTTDDFRPLGHINRARKVVYAASASYRLGYRFLTEEPVHNRVFGPLFRAGFRLLNVFVPWHRLGPKLGSMNLLGLRYVLRRENLIDTEEREAPPVVVPVPVQIPEEVLAGRTEDGRFNDLSVPRMGAEPNPRVGEPSPDPDHPPGPGATFGRNAPLDLVRAARRRVGAVAQPNPVEVSERLLARRHFIPAKSLNLLAAAWIQFQVHDWVDHPKTPVANGGSVEVPMPGGTTWQNTLGGPPEDRMRIAPNVPRVTRDPRLAGVPVFENQNNAWWDAGQLYGYSAVDGLRLREPDNRGGLRAELRLVDGLLPASTIFQDPATGQALEDTGFNENWWLGLSIMHTLFAREHNVVVGELRRAHPGWREDHLFRTARLVIAALIAKIHTIEWTPAILATPTIDMSLNGNWSGAPKDWLSQLGVWLVDAHALKGITETLPDHHAAPYSLTEEFVTVYRLHPLIPDDYLLTDFRTGRPQAIDLLTPDGGRVKTATADFWQLQGFNTRSAMKQIGLANAVYSFATAHPGAITLHNYPNHLRRLVRRNGERIDLSVVDLVRERDRGIPRYNEFRRMVHKPRVRSFHEITSVPGWAEEMNAVYGGDVDNIDTMVGLLAENPPTGFGFSDTAFRIFILMASRRLQSDRFLTVDFRPEVYSPLGLDWVRRTGMKDVIERHCPELSAHMPRNASAFAPWRPAGLG; encoded by the coding sequence ATGTGCACCGAGCGGTACGACGGCGAGAATCCTTACTCCGAGGCCGACCACCTCCGGCAGTTGGCGGAGCGGATCTTGCGGGTCCAGAAGTGGCTCCAAGAGCGGAACCGACTCGGCCACCCGCTCCGCGCGTTTCACGCCAAGATCCGGCTCGGGGTCGAGAACGCGGTTCTGCGGTTCAACGGCGACCTCCCCGCGAACCTGACCGTCGGGTTTGCCCGGCCCGGCGCCGAGTATCGGGGCGTCATAGTCCGGTTGTCCAACGCGAGCGGATCGATCCAGCCCGATGCGAAGCGAGACATGCGCGGGATCGCCATCCGGGTGAAGGTTTCCAGCGGCGAGTTTCACGATTTCCTGATGACCAACGGCCCGGTGTCACACGCGAAGAACGGGACCGAGTTCATTGCATTTGCTGAGGCACTTGCAGGCAGTCGGTTGAAGCTACCATTCCGGTTGCTATTTAACCTCGGGCCGTACACAGCGATCCGGATGTTCCGCAACGTGCTCCGATACGCCTGTGCGAGGATTGAGAGCCTCGCCGAGGAGACGTACTGGAGCCGCGGACCACTGAAGTGGGGGCCGGACCGGTGCGGGCGCGTGCGGTTCGTCCCCGCGACCAGCACGAAACCCAATCAACCGCCTTCAAAGGACCACATCGACTACCTACGACTGGACATCGCCGACCGCCTCCGCGGTGGGCCAGTTGAGTTCGACCTGCTGTTCCAACCGTTCTTCGATAAAGAGAAGACGCCGATCGAGGACGCGTCGAAGTTGTGGCGGGACGACGTGTCGGCACCGATCAAGATCGGTCGGCTGATCATCCCGCAGCAGGACCTCGACGTCGCCGAGGCACGGGCTGTAGAAGAGCGAGTGGATCGGATGGTGTTCAACCCGTGGCACACCACCGACGACTTCCGCCCACTCGGCCACATCAACCGCGCCCGCAAGGTGGTGTACGCAGCGAGCGCCTCCTACCGCTTGGGCTACCGCTTCCTGACAGAGGAGCCGGTGCATAATCGGGTATTTGGCCCGCTCTTCCGCGCCGGCTTCCGCCTCTTGAACGTGTTTGTCCCGTGGCACCGGCTCGGCCCGAAGCTCGGGTCGATGAACCTGCTCGGCCTGCGGTACGTGTTGCGGCGCGAGAACCTGATCGACACCGAGGAGCGCGAGGCCCCACCGGTCGTCGTGCCGGTCCCGGTGCAGATCCCCGAGGAAGTATTAGCCGGGCGAACCGAGGACGGACGGTTCAACGACCTCTCCGTGCCGCGCATGGGGGCCGAGCCGAACCCGCGGGTCGGCGAGCCGTCGCCGGACCCGGACCACCCGCCAGGTCCCGGCGCGACGTTCGGCCGCAACGCGCCTCTGGACCTGGTGCGGGCGGCCCGCCGCCGGGTCGGCGCCGTCGCTCAGCCGAACCCGGTCGAGGTGAGCGAGCGATTGCTCGCCCGCCGGCACTTCATCCCTGCCAAGTCGCTCAACCTGCTCGCGGCTGCGTGGATCCAATTCCAGGTCCACGATTGGGTCGACCACCCAAAGACGCCGGTGGCCAACGGGGGCTCGGTCGAGGTGCCGATGCCGGGCGGTACGACCTGGCAGAACACTCTCGGCGGTCCGCCTGAGGACCGCATGAGGATTGCTCCGAATGTGCCGCGGGTCACCCGCGACCCGCGGTTGGCAGGCGTACCGGTGTTCGAGAACCAGAACAACGCATGGTGGGACGCAGGCCAGTTGTACGGCTACTCAGCGGTCGACGGGCTGCGGTTGCGTGAGCCGGACAACCGGGGCGGGCTACGGGCCGAACTCCGGTTGGTGGACGGCTTGCTCCCGGCCAGCACCATTTTCCAAGACCCGGCTACTGGGCAGGCGCTGGAGGACACCGGGTTCAACGAGAACTGGTGGCTCGGGCTGAGCATCATGCACACGCTCTTCGCCCGCGAGCACAATGTGGTCGTGGGCGAGTTGCGCCGCGCGCACCCCGGGTGGCGCGAAGACCACCTGTTCCGAACCGCTCGGCTGGTCATCGCGGCCCTCATCGCCAAGATTCACACAATCGAATGGACGCCGGCCATCCTGGCTACCCCGACCATCGACATGTCGCTCAACGGGAACTGGTCCGGCGCTCCGAAGGACTGGCTCAGTCAACTCGGGGTGTGGCTGGTGGATGCGCACGCCCTCAAGGGCATCACCGAGACGCTGCCAGACCACCACGCCGCGCCGTACTCGCTGACCGAGGAATTTGTCACCGTCTACCGCCTGCACCCACTTATCCCCGACGACTACCTGCTGACTGACTTCCGCACTGGGCGGCCGCAGGCGATCGATCTACTCACCCCCGATGGTGGGCGGGTGAAGACCGCGACCGCGGACTTCTGGCAACTCCAGGGATTCAATACACGATCTGCCATGAAGCAGATCGGCCTGGCGAATGCCGTTTACTCGTTCGCAACCGCTCACCCGGGGGCGATCACGCTCCACAACTACCCGAACCACCTGCGGCGACTGGTCCGTCGCAACGGGGAGCGGATCGATCTGTCGGTTGTCGATCTCGTGCGCGAGCGCGACAGGGGCATTCCGCGGTACAACGAGTTCCGCCGCATGGTGCACAAGCCCCGGGTGCGGTCGTTCCACGAGATCACCTCGGTCCCCGGGTGGGCAGAGGAGATGAACGCCGTCTACGGGGGGGACGTGGACAATATCGACACGATGGTCGGCCTTCTGGCCGAGAACCCGCCGACCGGATTCGGGTTCAGCGACACCGCATTCCGCATCTTCATCCTGATGGCGTCCCGGCGTCTCCAGAGCGACCGGTTCCTGACCGTGGACTTCCGACCCGAGGTCTATTCGCCTCTCGGTCTCGACTGGGTACGACGGACGGGGATGAAAGATGTCATCGAGCGCCACTGCCCGGAGTTGTCGGCTCACATGCCCCGAAATGCCAGCGCGTTTGCCCCGTGGCGACCGGCGGGGCTCGGTTAG